The window TCGTCCGTGTCCGGGATGTCGCCGCTGTCGTCGGGGCACACGTGCACGCCGACGAAGTCACCGCGAGTCTTGCTCTGGCCCGAGAGCCGGCTCGCGATCTCAGCCCAGACGTCCTCGCGGTGCAACCGCTCGGCTTGGTCCTTGGCAGTGCGCGTGATGTTGGCCTGGAGGTCGTACCAATACTTGCCCTGACCGGAATAGAAGTACGTCGCCCGATCCGCCAGCGCATTGAGGGCCGAGTGGAAGTTGCCCGGGATGTCGCCGGGGACGGCCGTGCCCAGGAAGACCCGCTGGGTCTCGATGCCCTTGTGCGATGACCCGATGGTCGGCGCGGCCCCGAAGAATACCGTGCGCGCCAGCCGCTTGGTCAAGGCCCGCTGACCGAACGTCGGGCGGCTCTGGTCGATCTGCGCGGGCTGGGAGTTGGGGCCGTCGACGTCGGCGTCGATGACGCTCTTCCATTGGTCTGGCAGGTATTGCACCAACTCGGGATTGACCTTGCCGTGCGCCAGCGGGATGGATGCGGGCATGATCAACGGCGAGGAGTCCTCCCCAAGCCAGAGCGCGTGGATGACCGTGCTCATGAGCCGCAGCACGCCTCTCGTACGTTGGAACCGCTCCAGTGACGACCACTCCTCATAGAGCGTGTCGAAAAGCTCGGGGTGGATCGGATAACTGCGCTTGATGCGGTCTTCGTACGCCGCGTCACGGCTGGTGCTGGGGAAGTCGCCGGTGTGCTTGCGATACATCTCCACGAACGCGCGGGCCGTCTGGTTGATGCTGGCGATCTGAGCGGCGTCGGGCTGCACGAAGAGTCGCTGCTTGACGATGTCGTACGCCTCCGCACTCGACGCTGGTCGCCACTGGTCCGCGACTCGTCTGACCACGTTCTGGAGACGCTTGAGTGCTTCGAGACCGTGAGCGCCACCGACCTCCTCGGCATTGCCGGCCGCGTCTTCGTTGCCGGTCCGGCCCGCCTCACTGGCCGGGATAGAGATAGCCAGCAACACTCCCGGGGTGCCCTTGGCGACCTCGGTCAGTTGTTGGGCGAAGGTGAACTGGTCGTCGAACGTGCCCCCGGCCAGATCGTCGCGCCCAACCAGAGAGCGGGCGTACGCCACCCACTCGTCGATCAGGATCACGGCAGGGGCAAATTGCGCGAGCAGGTCGTGCAGTGCCTTGCCCGGCGGCGTGCGGTCGCGGTCGGCGTTGGCGACGATCTCGTACGCCTCCGCTCCCCCGAGCTGCCATGCCAGCTCGCCCCAGATCGTGTTGACGTGCGTGCCGTCGTCCTTGGTGTCTCCGGCCGGAGAGAAGTGGTTGCCCACGATCGCGACGCGCTTGGCCGGTGTGCCGGGGTAGCCACTCTCCCCCAGCAGCTCCTGCGTCTCCTGCGGGAAATCGCCGAGCGGCAGCCCAGCCGCGACATGCCACAACGCGAGCATCGAGTGGGTCTTGCCGCCACCGAAGTTGGTTTGAAGGTTGATGACCGGAGCCGCATTGGCGTCGCCGCTAAGTCTGCGTACGGCACGACCGATCAAGTCGCGCAAGCCTTCGGTGAGATACGTACGTCGGAAGAACTCGACGGGGTCGGCATAGTCGGCGTCGCCCTCGGTGCCGGTCGCCACCTTGTAGAGGTCGGCCGCGAACTCACTGGCGTGGAAGTTGCCGGTCGCGACGTCGTCGTGGGGCCGCAGCACTTCGCGCCAGGGTCGCAGCCCCGACGACTCGGTCTTGACGACTGCTTCTTGCAACGTCTTCTTGTCGGCCTTGTCGGAGGTGACCCGACGCAGGTTGAGGCGGATGGCGCGCACCTTCTCCGCGGCCGCCGCCTGCTTGACGCCTGCCAGCAGCCGCTCGGCCGTATCTAGGGCGCGATAAGCATCGTCATCGCTGAACGTCCCGCCGTGCGCCCAGTCGTTGCGTACGTCGCGCAACTCGCTGGCGTACGACTGGTGCACCTTGCTCAACTGCCCGTCGAAGGGGAACCAACCGGGCTTGAGTTGATGCGGGATGTTCTCGGTGAGCATGCGCAACTGCAGTGACGGGTCGAGGCGCTCATAACTCTTGCCGGAGATGCCGTTGCGCGCGTCCTTGGCTGCGACCAGGAAGGTCCAGTCCTTGCCCTCCGGGATCTCGGATCCGAGCACCTCAGTGATGAACGAATCCAGTGGCTCGGCAAGTGCGTCGATCATCTGGCCGATGCGGTCTCGGTTGGAGAGTGCCATGTCAGTCGTCCTCGAAGTCGAAGGCATCTTGGGTGCTGCTGGGGCCGCCGTCGGCGCGGCGCATGGCGTCGGTGATGTCGGGCCAACTGGTGGCCAGGCCGTTGAAACTGATCGCGTCCTTGGCCCAGCCGTTCTTCTCCGCGAGTGAGAACAGCAGGAACGCGAGCTCCTTGACGAGGTCGAGTTCGACCGCGCCGTCGGGTCGGCTGGTGGCGTCGTTGAGGAAGTCGCCCGCGGGCGCGATGCCGTCGCGCTCCAGCACCTTGACGGTGTGGTGCAGCGCCTCCCACGTGGAGGTGTGGTCGTCCTCCAGCACGTCGTAGTCCCAGTCGAGATCGGACGGCTTGATCAACTTCACCTTGCCCGCGCGGCTGGTCAGGATCTCATCGCGGTCCATCGTCGCCACGCTCGTGTTGCGTGCCCGCGCCAGGTTGTCGGCCTCACCGAAGGCACCGACGCCATAGCCGTGCTGGCGATACCACGCCACCGCGAACCGGGTGGTCGCGTCGAAGTCGCCCTCCTGCTCGTTGAGCACCTGGTCGAGGATCTCGTTGATTCGGGCCAGCGCCGATCGGACGGTCATCTTGGTGCCGTCGGGTTCGAGCACGGCGCCGTACCTGCTGAACACCGTCATCCCCGGCCCGATTGCCGCCTGCGGCAGGTCGACGGGGGCGATGTGGCCTTGTTGGAGGTCTCGCAGGGCCTCGGGGAGTTCTTGTTGCAGTGCGTCGATGAAACCGCGCCGATCCGTCGTGGGTGCGTCCTCGCGGCGGGGGCGGAGGGATAGGACGATCGAGGAGGCGAGGGCGTTACTGCCAAGACTTCTCATTCGATTGCCGAGTTCGCTCCTGCTGGGCCAGGTTGCCGTGATCACCCAGCCTGCACGAACCATTCCCTCAAGCAGGGTCTCCCAGCCTGACGATGCAGTCCCTGAAGCATCAGAATCGGACTGCTTGAACGCATACCAGACCGTGATCGGGTAGTCCGGATTCGCAGTACCTCTCGCCCTGGCGAAGACCCTGCGGAAGCCGTCCTCGAAGAACTCCTTGGCTCCGTCCTTGCCGTCGTGGCGATAGGGGTTGGCGACAAGCTCTTCCGCTTTCGGTACGAGCAGCGTGCTGAGCAGTTCGGGGTGGATGGGTCGCAGCGAGCGGCGCAACCAGACGTAGAAGAAGTCGGAGAGGTCGGAGTAGCCGATGTTGTCGTAGTACGGCGGGTCGGTGGAGATGACCACCCCTGCATAACTCCTGCTCGAAGCATCCGCTTGAACAGGTCGGGCTAGGGGGCCGCCAGAGTCCTTGATCGCCTTGACGATGCTACCGAGGCTGACCTCGTAGGACCCGGCCGCCTTGCCGAATGGCGGCGCCTCGGCGAAGTCCCACACCATCGGGATTGCTTGGCGCGAGAACAGGTTACGAACCTGCGTCTTCGTGTTCTCCCACCGCGCGAGTCCGTTTGCGATGTCGGCCAGTCGGCTGACGCCCATGCCCAAGTACGTCGCCACCGCGTCGGCGTACGCCTCTGCACCGGAGCCACCGACCTCCAGCCGCTCCCCGGGCTCCGCCCTGGTTTCGAGACGGGCTCGTTCCTCGCCCTCCTCAACCACCGATACACCGGTGGTTGAGGTGCGAGCGCAGCGAGCCTCGAAACCACTCGCCAGCGCATCGGCGAGCACCCGCTCCCGGGCCTCGCTCACCAGGTCGCTGAACGTCGTGAGTGCCGTCAACTGCCGCGGCGTGAACAGGTCGGCCCATTGGCGCAATCCGTACGCCTGGATTCGCAACCCAAGTGCCTGATCAGGGATTTCGCCGGGGGGAATCGACACAGGTCGCGCGACCTCTGCGGCTGATCGTTGCTCGTCATCAGGGGCCAGGTAGACCCGCGAGCGATTGCCTTCAGCAACCGTCGCCATCAGAGAAGCACCCATGCGCCCGGCCTTTGCCTCGGCTCGCACATACTTCAGGTCCACGGCAGCGTCGCAGTTCACGCACACGGCACCAGTGCGCCCCACCGTCCCGTCGGTGTCCGCGCTAGGCGCTGCCGCCACGTCATGCCCGATCTCGAACTTCACCCGCAGCCCACTGGGGTGACTCGAGTCGCCCACCACGCTCGGGACGACGTACGCCTCCTTGCCCTTCTTCTTGCCCAACCACCACGAGCGCACCAGCGGCATCTCGATCCGGCAGGCCGGGTTTGGGCAGGTCACCGTTCGCGCCCAGATCCACGCGATGACGGTTTTCCCGTCCGCGTCGGGATAGAGGTGGCCGATCCGCTGCTGCGCTTCGTCGCGCATCCACGCGCCATAGGCGCGTACGTCCGCCGCCAACCCTTCGGCGCCCTGCCAGGACGAGCGCTCGCCTGCTGCACCCGGGAACACCGGCGGCTGATCGCGGAACTTAGGCGGGATCTCGATCAGCGCCTTGTTGATCAAGACCGCGACCGGGTTGAGGTCGGAGGCGTGTGCCTCCAGGCCGAGCCGCTGCGCCTCCAGGGGGATCGTGCCGCCGCCGGCGAACGGATCGAGGATCGCGGGCGGATTGCCGTCACACGACTTCATGATCTCGGCGCGAGCCTCGGCCAGCAGCCGCTCGTCCCTCACGTTCTCCCAGACGACCAGCCGCTCGATGATGCCGTGGAGTCGTTCACGCTCAACACGTTGGGCTTCCTCGCCCACGAAAATGTCCGGGTGACTGCTCGGGTCATCCACCAGTTGCGCGAACAGCACCGCCCGCGCTGCGGCCAGCGGTCGCCTGGCCCACCACAGATGGAGCGTCGACGGGTGGCCGTGCCGGATCGACTTCTCCCGCGCCGACTCCCGATTGATGACCTCCAGTGGCAACGCCACCTCGATCAGCTTGCGCTTCGGCGCCACGCCTTTGCCTCGCTTTCACCCAACTTGTTGGGCTTCTGGAACCACATGAACGCGCCACCACCGAATTGCGAGCGCAGCGCGAGACACCCAACGTGTTGGGTTTGGGTTCACCCTGTCATGGCCCACCGACAAGCGCAGCCGGACCTGCCCAATCAGTTGAGCGGACCTAAATAGCTTCTCGCCTTAGCGTTCGGTCATGGCCGACGCGGACCGGGCGTACGTCTATCCCACTGACCGGAAGTGGTCAGCCTTCCTGCGCGCCCGGCCTCACCTGACCGAGGTGAACTTCTGGACGCCTTCGGGCGCGTCCTTCAAGAGCTTGGAACGCAATCAAAGGTTCCTGTTCAAGGCCAAGGAGGCCGATGGCGGTCAACTCATCGGCGGTGGACTGTTCAGCCACTTCACGAAAGCAACCGTCTCGATGGCCTGGCGCGCGTTTGGGGAGGGCAACGGCGTGGCTTCCTCACGCGAGTTGCTGGACGCGGTGAATCACTACCGACGCAGGCACGGTCACCCGGACTCCCCCGACCCCGAGATCGGCTGCGTGATCCTGCACGGAGCCTTCTTCGCCCCGGATGAGGGACGCGTACAGCCACCGGTGGACTACCGGGCAGCCGGAGCTACGCGCGGACGCAAGTACTCACCCGTCGACGTGGGCTGGGCCCAAGTCGAGGCTTCGTTCGACTACCTCGCCCGCAACGCCGGCGCCGATGTCCGCCCTGACGCCGATCCTGATCTGGTGTCGTGGATCGGGGGCGCCACCATGAGCGAACTGCGCGAAACCACGCGGCGGCACCGTCTGGGGCAGGGCGAGTTCCGAGTGCGAGTGGCTTCCAACTACACCAACCGGTGCGCGATCACGGGCAATCGTGTGACGCTCACGTTGGATGCGGCGCACATCAAGGCGATCGAGGATGGCGGGGAGCACCGCTTGGATAACGGACTCCTATTGCGCACGGATGTCCATCGTCTCTTCGACGCTGGCTATCTGGGCATCGACACCGATCATCGACTGCGCGTGAGCAAGCGCCTGCGCGATGACTTCGGCAATGGCCAGGAGTTCTATGACCGCAACCACCTTGAGCTGGCTGTGCTCCCAACCCGGGCGGCAGATCAGCCCAACCGCGAGTTCCTGGAGTGGCATATGGACTCGCGCTTCAAGTCGGCCTAACGGGCGCCCTCGGCCGCTGGTTTCGGGTGAAAACGCCACTTACTCTCCACAGGCGCGTCGAAAACGTGCGCTTTCCACAGGCCGCTCTGGTGTCACCACAAATGTCGGTGGTCAGTCATAGAGTCGAACGCATGTTCACCAGACTCCAGGCGCAGCACCGCCGATCACGGCCAGTCACCGAGGCCGCGCTCGACATCGCGATGCTGCGCCTGGAAGTCACGGCGGTCGCTCCCGGCCATCGGGCGCGCGACCTAGTGGATCAGATCGATGAGTTGGAGCGGCTCAAGGCGAGCATCGCAGCGAAGCAGGCGAGACTGACCCTCGACCTTCATGACATCCGCCAGCACGAGCATGACGAGCGCCAGCTCCGCGATGACCCCGCGCTCCCCCGCCGGACGCCCAATCCCGACGCGAGCACAGGTCGCGAGATTGGCCTGGCCCGGCGCGAGTCGCCTTACGAGGGCCGGCGCGAGCTCAACGTGGCGCGCGCACTCCTGCACGACCTGCCGCTGACGCTCGCCGCGCTCGAACGCGGCCACCTCAACGAGCGACGCGCGGAGATCATTGCCACCGAGACCAGCCATCTCCGCCACGAGTTGCGCCGGCAAACCGACCGGATGCTGCATGAGCAGTACGACGGCACCTTTGACGGAGTCGGCAACGCGGAGTTGCGCAACTCCACCCGGCGTCTGGCGATCAAGCTCGACGAAGAGGGCTACCTAGCGCGGCGTGAGCGAGCCCTCTCCCAGCGTCATGTCACGACCCGCCCGCTGCGTGACGGCGTGAGCCAGATCAGTGCCATTGTCGACTCCTTGAGCGTCCCCGCGATCATGGAGTCGCTTCGGGAGTCCGCTGATGCTGAGTTGGCTGACGATGCCCGCTCCGACGCCGAACAGCGGACGCGGACACAGGTGATGGCCGACCTCTTCGTCGAACGTCTCGGCGGCTCCTTGTTCACCCGCCGCGTGCCCGTGGCACTCAAACTCCTCGTTGGTGCCGAGACGTTGCTCGGCGAATGCACGGAGCCGGGCTATCTGATGGGGTCGGGGTTCATCCCAGCGTCGGTGGCACGCCGGCTGGTCGCGCATGGCGTCAACGCCCTGACCTCCAGCATCCAGCGACTCTTCCAAGCACCCGGCGATGGAGCGATCGTGGCGATGGAAAGCCGCTCAAGCCTCTATCAACACAGTCTCGGAGAGTTCATCGCCCTGCGCGACCGAGAGTGCCGTACGCCCTATTGCAACGCCCCCATCCGGCACAAGGACCACATAGTCTCGCGCGCGCAAGGCGGCAAGACCACCGATGTCAACGGTCAGGGCCTGTGCGCGGGATGCAACTACGCCAAGGAGTCCCCGGGATGGCAGCACCAGGTGGTGCCCGGTGACCTGACCGACCCCCACGAGGTCGAGGTGCGGACTCCGACAGGCCACCGACATCGCAGCCGGGCCCCATCCCCGCCTGCGAGATTAGAGCCACCGACCCCGCTGGAGTTGGACATCACGCGACTGGTCCTCGTGCGCTAGTGCCGCGGATTTGAAGTTGTTGGACGGTTGGCCTTCGCCAGGATCTGATCGGCGGTCTTGGTCCACACGAACGGATGCGCTCTTTCGTGCCAGCCGTCGATGAAGGCGCGGATCTTGGCGTTGAGGTCCTTGACCGACTTGAACACCCCGCGGCGGATCGCCTGCCGCTCGACGATGCCGAACCAGACCTCGACCAGGTTCATCCAGGAGGCATGGGTCGGGGTGAAGTGCACGACGAAGCGCGGGTTGTCGGCCAGCCAGGTCTTCACGTTCAGGTGCTTGTGCGCGGCGTAGTTGTCCATCACCAAGTGCAGCTCGACCGGCTGCCCGTCGGCGTCGCGGACGTCGCGGTAGGCCCGCTCGATCTGCTTGAGGAACGCCAAGAACTCTTGATGACGATGGCGCGGCTTGAGCGCCGCGGTGACCTGCCCGGTCGCGATGTCGAGCGCTGCGAACAGCGTGGTGGTGCCATGCCGGTAGTAGTCGTGCGACCTGCGCTCGACCTTGCCCGGTTGCATCGGCAAGATCGGGACCGTCCTGTCCAGCGCCTGGATCTGGGACTTCTCGTCCACGCACAGCACGATCGCGTTCTCCGGCGGCGCCAGGTACAGCCCGCAGATGTCGGTCACCTTCCCGACCAGCTCGGGGTCGGTGGAGAACCGGAACGACTCCGCCTTCCACGGCTTGACGCCGTAGGCCGACCAGGCTCGGGCGACCGACTTGTGGGAGATCTTCAGCCGGTTGGCCAGCAGCCGGGTGGACCAGTGCGTGACACCGAGTTTCTTCGGTGGCGGCTTCAACGTCTCGGCCACGATCGCCCGGTGATCGAGCTCCCCGCGGACGTCCCGAACGCGGAGCATCTGCCAGCCCCGCCAGTCCCTTGGACTGGTAGCGATCCCGCCAGCCCAGCACCGTGGTCACCGTCGCACCGACCAACTCCGCGATCCGCGTATTCGCCACCCCGTCGGCCGCGAGCAACACGATCCGCGCCCGCTTCGCCGCCGACGCCGGCACCGTCGAAGCCCGGGCCCACCGCTCAAGCTCCTCGCGATCGCCTGGACGCAGAACCAATGCAGGAGCAGGACGATTCGCCATGCCTCATGATTTCAGATCCCAACTATCTAGGAACTTACGACACGCGGCACTAGCTCACGTACCCAGGATCAGTGCGGGGCGGAGCCGCGCGCCCACGTCTTCGCCCAGTTGCCGCGTACGCCCTCGGCCGCGAAGTCGCCCATCGACATGTCCCGGAATGGATCATCGACATAGCGCAGCTCGTCGTGCTCGGGCCCGCGCGGGTCTACGCGGACCAGTGCCAGGCGATAGTGCGGCGTGGCGTTCTGCCCGAAACGCACCTCGGAATGGGTCACGAAGAAGTCTTCGGCCCCGTCAATGCGCGCCTTGACCTCCAAGAAGACCAGCGGCTCGTCGCCGGATGCCGAACGCACATCGAAGCCCTTGTTGTTGTGTGCCATCTCCTCCGGTTCGCGGCCCAACGCCCGCTCGGCAGCGAGCACGGCGTCGACGCCTCGACGTTCGACCTCCTGGGTTTCGACCGCGTGCATCGGTGAGACAGCCGCGACTTCGTCGGAGTGCGCGGCGAATGGCAACACCAGCGCGGCCGCGACGATGCGAGGCGGCTTGGTGGAAAGCCGGCCTTGCTTGTCGAGCTCAGCGAGCCGGGCGTCCAGTCGCTGTTCGAGCTCGAGCCGTTTGCGGGTCAACGACTCAGAACCTTCGCGGACCCGCAAACCGCGTAACTCGCGATCTTGTGCAGCCATCGCCTCCCCCGCGAGTCGATTGATCTCCTGATTCATCCGAGCAGCGACTTGGGTACGCAGTCGCGACACCTCTGCTCCACGCCCCACGCTCACGTCGTGCAGGAACTCCGGCAACCGATGCGCCACCAGCCAGTCCTGCCCGAGCCGCTCCACTCCCGCGAGCCATCGCATCCCAGCAGCCGCAGCAGCGCCACCCGGAGCAGCCACACAGTCCAGGCACGGGGCGGGGCCGGCGTCACGGACGGCTCCTGCCTCGTTGACGTAGGCATAACTGAAGCGTTTGGCGATGCTCTCCCCCGTCGCGTCGGCGATCTCCTCGATCACGCCGACCAACACCTCCGGCTCGGTCACCTTGGTCGAGATCAACACCGAGCCCCGCTCCAAGGAGTCACCCCAGCGCGACAGCGCCACCTCGAGCACAGCGTCATGCAGCGGATGTCCGGGCGCGATCAGTTCGGCGCGAGAGAGTTCCGCGCCTTCGACTCGATCGAGTTCGAAGGTGATCCGTTCATAGCGTGTCGGCACCGGCCCACGGGCCTCGTGACGGACCTCGGCGGGCACCTGGGTGATCTCCCAGCGCCCGGCTTCGCGGCGCGACATCCGACCGCCCAACCGCTTGAACGCCTCACCGAACGCGTCGGCGATGAAGTGCGGCTGGAGCCTCATGGCCCGCGCCTCCTCCATCCGTCTGCGCAACTGCGCAACGGTAGCGGTGGTCATGGCATTGTGCGCGAGTCCTCGTTCCGCAATCAGTTCGCGCAATCCGTCGGACACCCGATCGTCGATGACCTGGTGCATCCGAGCACGAGTCTCCGGTAACCCGCCGTAGCGCACCGCCTCCATGAGCAGGCTGCGCAGAGGCGTGTTCTCGAAGGCGGCGCCCAGCACATCGAAGACCTTGCCGCCGTAGGCCTTGCGCTGCTCCTCGATCTTGTCCAGCAGACGCGCGAAGACCTCACCTTCGCGGGTATTGGTGGCGACGAGATTCCACAGCCGGCACACCTCGAGCTGCCCGATCCGGTGGATGCGACCGAACCTCTGCTCGATGCGGTTGGGATTCCACGGCAGGTCGTAGTTGACCATCAGGTGCGCGGCCTGGAGGTTGAGCCCTTCTCCTGCGGCGTCGGTGGCGAGCAGCACGCGTACGCCGCGGTTGTGGGTGAACTCCTCCGTGATCTCACGGCGCATGGAGCGCCGCACGCCACCATGGATGGCCACCACCGCCTCGGGACGCCCCAGATAGCTGGTGATGCGTCGGTGCAGATAGTCGAGGGTGTCCCGGTGCTCGGTGAAGACGATCAGTTTGTCGACGCCGTGCTCTTCCAGGATGGAACGAAGCTCGGTCCACTTGCGGTCGGTGTCCTGACCGCGTACGCGGGCCGCGGTCCGGATCAGCCTGCGCAACGCGACCAACTCGGTGTCGAGTTCCTCGACCGTGCGCGCCGCCGTCGCCGCATCGACGAGTTCGTCCTCGAGTTGCTCGATGTCGTCAGCAGCCCATTCGTCGGCGTCAGCGAGGGCGGAGGCGTCGATATCGTCGTCGCGTACGCCGACCCCGCGACTGAGGTCGTCTCGCCGCTTCTCCAATCGGGCGGCGCGACGGTTGAGCGACTGATAGATCGCCTCGGGGCTGGAAGCCAGGCGCCGCTGCAGCACCGTGAGCGCGAAGCCGACCGTGTTGCGTCGCAACTTGTTGTCGAGAGCGTCCGCTCGGTTCATCTCGTTGCGGACATACTCCGTGACCTCGTCATAGAGCAGGATCTCGTCACCGACGAGTTCATAGGGCAGCGTCTCGGCGATCCGTTCGGGGAAGAGGGGCTTGCCCTCGAACGTCAGCAGGTCCTCCTTGATAGCGCGCCCCATCACCGGCTCGGCGTCGATCACGGTGCTGCCGCGACGGAACTTGCCTTCGAACAGATCGCGATCGAGCAGGGAAAGGAAGAGTTGGAAGTCCTCGTCCTTGCCCGCGTGCGGAGTCGCGGTCATCAGGAGGAAGTGCCGCGTACGCTGCCCGAGCACCTCGCCCAGTTGGAACCTCAGACTCTTCTTGACCTCGCTGCTGAACGCATTGGCCGACATCCGGTGCGCCTCGTCGACGATCACCAGATCCCACTCGCACTCGCCGAGATGGGTCATCAGTTCCTCGTTGCGCGCCACCTGGTCCATCCGGACGATCAGGCGATTGTGAGCCTCGAAGACCGAACGACCCAACGCCGCCTCCGCGCCGGCCGCGGTCAGGATCGCGAACTCCAGCCCGAACTTGAACCACAACTCGTCCTGCCACTGGTCGACCAGCCCGCCGGGCACCACGACCAGGCAGCGGCGCACGTCTTCTCGCAGCATCAACTCCTTGATGAACAGTCCCGCCATGATCGTCTTGCCCGCGCCCGGGTCGTGCGCCAGCAGATACCGCAGCGGGGATCGGGGCAGCATCTCCTCATAGACCGCGCGGATCTGGTGCGGCAGCGGGCGTACGTCACTGGTCGCCACGGCCAGCATCGGATCGTGCAGCCCCGCCAGTCGGATCCGCTGAGCCTCGGCTGCCAGACGGAAGTCGTGCGCGGGAGCGTCGAACGGCCGTGCATTCGCGGTCGCGTTCGCAAGAGTCTGCTCGCTGTCGCGATACACGATCTGGCGGCCAAGATCGCCCGTCGCCGACTCGTACGTCAACGAAACCGCATCGGGACCATGCCACGCCACGGCGAGCACGTTGACCACCTCGCCGGGGACGATCCCGGCCACCGAGAGACCCTGTCCAAGTTCTTCTAGA of the Nocardioides sp. genome contains:
- a CDS encoding Swt1 family HEPN domain-containing protein, with product MALSNRDRIGQMIDALAEPLDSFITEVLGSEIPEGKDWTFLVAAKDARNGISGKSYERLDPSLQLRMLTENIPHQLKPGWFPFDGQLSKVHQSYASELRDVRNDWAHGGTFSDDDAYRALDTAERLLAGVKQAAAAEKVRAIRLNLRRVTSDKADKKTLQEAVVKTESSGLRPWREVLRPHDDVATGNFHASEFAADLYKVATGTEGDADYADPVEFFRRTYLTEGLRDLIGRAVRRLSGDANAAPVINLQTNFGGGKTHSMLALWHVAAGLPLGDFPQETQELLGESGYPGTPAKRVAIVGNHFSPAGDTKDDGTHVNTIWGELAWQLGGAEAYEIVANADRDRTPPGKALHDLLAQFAPAVILIDEWVAYARSLVGRDDLAGGTFDDQFTFAQQLTEVAKGTPGVLLAISIPASEAGRTGNEDAAGNAEEVGGAHGLEALKRLQNVVRRVADQWRPASSAEAYDIVKQRLFVQPDAAQIASINQTARAFVEMYRKHTGDFPSTSRDAAYEDRIKRSYPIHPELFDTLYEEWSSLERFQRTRGVLRLMSTVIHALWLGEDSSPLIMPASIPLAHGKVNPELVQYLPDQWKSVIDADVDGPNSQPAQIDQSRPTFGQRALTKRLARTVFFGAAPTIGSSHKGIETQRVFLGTAVPGDIPGNFHSALNALADRATYFYSGQGKYWYDLQANITRTAKDQAERLHREDVWAEIASRLSGQSKTRGDFVGVHVCPDDSGDIPDTDEARLVILHPKVSHKRRTPDSEAMKFARAATEHKGSANRVNRNMLVFLAADEDRLGELDNAVRDYLGWTHVLENEAELDLSVNQKNQATQRRAQADETIASRLLQTFIWALVPEQPDPTSPFTIREVKVEGQSPAVAERVSRKLGNDGVLATRQAANNIRLAIQRVPQIWADGHVSLGALWTLFGTYPYMPRLRDRKVLDDGVLDMPLLWQTDAFALANSYDASAGRYVGLWTPSTGTSAPAITDALLLVRPDAAQRQLESETAQVAEAPTQSLSPAGERFVEDPEHPGVHHRKTKDRFFGSKELNAERYAVDFKNIADEVISHLVASGAHVSVRVEIEADHPSGFDDAKIRTISENANTLKFDQSGFEEG
- a CDS encoding DUF1156 domain-containing protein, whose protein sequence is MAPKRKLIEVALPLEVINRESAREKSIRHGHPSTLHLWWARRPLAAARAVLFAQLVDDPSSHPDIFVGEEAQRVERERLHGIIERLVVWENVRDERLLAEARAEIMKSCDGNPPAILDPFAGGGTIPLEAQRLGLEAHASDLNPVAVLINKALIEIPPKFRDQPPVFPGAAGERSSWQGAEGLAADVRAYGAWMRDEAQQRIGHLYPDADGKTVIAWIWARTVTCPNPACRIEMPLVRSWWLGKKKGKEAYVVPSVVGDSSHPSGLRVKFEIGHDVAAAPSADTDGTVGRTGAVCVNCDAAVDLKYVRAEAKAGRMGASLMATVAEGNRSRVYLAPDDEQRSAAEVARPVSIPPGEIPDQALGLRIQAYGLRQWADLFTPRQLTALTTFSDLVSEARERVLADALASGFEARCARTSTTGVSVVEEGEERARLETRAEPGERLEVGGSGAEAYADAVATYLGMGVSRLADIANGLARWENTKTQVRNLFSRQAIPMVWDFAEAPPFGKAAGSYEVSLGSIVKAIKDSGGPLARPVQADASSRSYAGVVISTDPPYYDNIGYSDLSDFFYVWLRRSLRPIHPELLSTLLVPKAEELVANPYRHDGKDGAKEFFEDGFRRVFARARGTANPDYPITVWYAFKQSDSDASGTASSGWETLLEGMVRAGWVITATWPSRSELGNRMRSLGSNALASSIVLSLRPRREDAPTTDRRGFIDALQQELPEALRDLQQGHIAPVDLPQAAIGPGMTVFSRYGAVLEPDGTKMTVRSALARINEILDQVLNEQEGDFDATTRFAVAWYRQHGYGVGAFGEADNLARARNTSVATMDRDEILTSRAGKVKLIKPSDLDWDYDVLEDDHTSTWEALHHTVKVLERDGIAPAGDFLNDATSRPDGAVELDLVKELAFLLFSLAEKNGWAKDAISFNGLATSWPDITDAMRRADGGPSSTQDAFDFEDD
- a CDS encoding HNH endonuclease; this encodes MADADRAYVYPTDRKWSAFLRARPHLTEVNFWTPSGASFKSLERNQRFLFKAKEADGGQLIGGGLFSHFTKATVSMAWRAFGEGNGVASSRELLDAVNHYRRRHGHPDSPDPEIGCVILHGAFFAPDEGRVQPPVDYRAAGATRGRKYSPVDVGWAQVEASFDYLARNAGADVRPDADPDLVSWIGGATMSELRETTRRHRLGQGEFRVRVASNYTNRCAITGNRVTLTLDAAHIKAIEDGGEHRLDNGLLLRTDVHRLFDAGYLGIDTDHRLRVSKRLRDDFGNGQEFYDRNHLELAVLPTRAADQPNREFLEWHMDSRFKSA
- a CDS encoding DUF222 domain-containing protein, with the translated sequence MFTRLQAQHRRSRPVTEAALDIAMLRLEVTAVAPGHRARDLVDQIDELERLKASIAAKQARLTLDLHDIRQHEHDERQLRDDPALPRRTPNPDASTGREIGLARRESPYEGRRELNVARALLHDLPLTLAALERGHLNERRAEIIATETSHLRHELRRQTDRMLHEQYDGTFDGVGNAELRNSTRRLAIKLDEEGYLARRERALSQRHVTTRPLRDGVSQISAIVDSLSVPAIMESLRESADAELADDARSDAEQRTRTQVMADLFVERLGGSLFTRRVPVALKLLVGAETLLGECTEPGYLMGSGFIPASVARRLVAHGVNALTSSIQRLFQAPGDGAIVAMESRSSLYQHSLGEFIALRDRECRTPYCNAPIRHKDHIVSRAQGGKTTDVNGQGLCAGCNYAKESPGWQHQVVPGDLTDPHEVEVRTPTGHRHRSRAPSPPARLEPPTPLELDITRLVLVR